In bacterium, a single genomic region encodes these proteins:
- a CDS encoding DUF262 domain-containing protein, which produces MKIELNNIKVREVFNGYKDSDEEGVIAYGGNLDIRPKYQREFVYKPEQRNQVIKTILRGYPDGDAYFPLNTMYWLKTDKDTFEVIDGQQRTLSICQYINGDFSIDEKYFHSLNKTEQEYIFEYPLQVYICTGSDKERLEWFEIINTAGEILTPQELRNANYTGEWLTDAKRWFSKSGAPAYRIGQDYVKGSPIRQEYLEKALKWISARDYGEENPAEYMSKHQHDENANALWEYFQSVIEWVQNTFPNYRKEMASVNWGELYNQFKDKKLNPTKLEDEISKLMQDEDVSNKTGIYPYVLTRQERHLSIRAFNDKMKREAYERQKGICVKCTEHFEIEEMEADHITPWHEGGKTTAANCQMLCKDDNRTKSGK; this is translated from the coding sequence ATGAAAATCGAACTGAACAACATCAAAGTACGCGAGGTATTCAACGGATACAAGGATAGTGACGAGGAGGGTGTTATTGCGTATGGCGGAAATCTCGATATCCGCCCAAAGTATCAGCGTGAATTCGTGTATAAGCCAGAACAGCGTAATCAGGTTATCAAAACCATTCTGCGGGGCTATCCAGACGGCGATGCATACTTCCCACTGAATACGATGTATTGGCTCAAAACAGACAAAGATACTTTTGAAGTGATTGACGGTCAGCAGCGCACACTCTCAATTTGCCAATATATAAATGGCGATTTCAGCATTGATGAAAAATATTTTCATAGTTTAAACAAGACAGAACAGGAATATATCTTCGAATACCCATTGCAGGTATATATCTGTACAGGAAGCGACAAAGAGCGACTTGAATGGTTTGAAATAATCAACACTGCTGGCGAAATTTTAACACCGCAAGAACTACGCAATGCAAACTATACCGGAGAATGGCTCACCGACGCGAAGCGTTGGTTTTCTAAAAGCGGCGCTCCTGCGTATCGCATTGGTCAAGATTATGTAAAAGGATCACCTATTCGCCAAGAATATTTAGAAAAAGCGTTGAAATGGATATCTGCACGAGACTACGGTGAAGAAAACCCTGCGGAGTACATGTCTAAGCATCAGCACGATGAGAATGCGAACGCATTGTGGGAATACTTCCAGAGTGTGATTGAGTGGGTACAAAACACTTTTCCAAACTATCGCAAAGAAATGGCAAGCGTGAATTGGGGAGAGCTGTACAATCAATTCAAAGACAAGAAGCTTAATCCCACTAAACTCGAAGACGAGATTTCAAAATTAATGCAAGACGAGGATGTCAGCAACAAGACTGGTATTTATCCGTATGTACTAACACGCCAAGAAAGACACCTTTCAATCCGAGCATTTAACGACAAAATGAAGCGTGAGGCGTACGAGAGACAGAAAGGAATCTGCGTAAAATGCACGGAACATTTCGAGATAGAAGAAATGGAAGCTGATCACATTACCCCGTGGCATGAGGGCGGTAAAACGACCGCGGCGAATTGTCAGATGCTGTGCAAGGACGATAACCGGACTAAATCTGGTAAATAA